The Bos indicus isolate NIAB-ARS_2022 breed Sahiwal x Tharparkar chromosome 28, NIAB-ARS_B.indTharparkar_mat_pri_1.0, whole genome shotgun sequence genome has a window encoding:
- the COA6 gene encoding cytochrome c oxidase assembly factor 6 homolog isoform X1, which yields MDLSPLGMAAPTMKERQACWGARDEYWKCLDENTEDASKCKKLRSSFESSCPQQWIKYFDKRRDYLKFKEKFEAGDFQPSKMTAKS from the exons ATGGA CTTGAGTCCGCTAGGAATGGCAGCCCCAACTATGAAAGAAAGGCAGGCTTGCTGGGGAGCCCGCGATGAGTACTGGAAGTGTTTAGATGAAAATACAGAGGATGCTTCTAAGTGCAAGAAGTTAAGAAGCTCATTTGAATCAAGTTGTCCCCAACAGTGG ataaaatattttgataaaagaaGAGACTacttaaaattcaaagaaaaatttgaagcagGAGATTTCCAGCCTTCGAAAATGACTGCAAAGTCCTAG
- the COA6 gene encoding cytochrome c oxidase assembly factor 6 homolog isoform X2, whose translation MAAPTMKERQACWGARDEYWKCLDENTEDASKCKKLRSSFESSCPQQWIKYFDKRRDYLKFKEKFEAGDFQPSKMTAKS comes from the exons ATGGCAGCCCCAACTATGAAAGAAAGGCAGGCTTGCTGGGGAGCCCGCGATGAGTACTGGAAGTGTTTAGATGAAAATACAGAGGATGCTTCTAAGTGCAAGAAGTTAAGAAGCTCATTTGAATCAAGTTGTCCCCAACAGTGG ataaaatattttgataaaagaaGAGACTacttaaaattcaaagaaaaatttgaagcagGAGATTTCCAGCCTTCGAAAATGACTGCAAAGTCCTAG